The genomic region TGGGGTTCCCGGGACAGACGTTGTTGCGGCGGCCGGCTTCGAGCTGCGTGGGAGATAATGGTAGCCTATCGCCGGAGTATATCTTGGCAGACAGTCGGCTGTTTCGTAGAACTTCTTCAGGCTACTCGCAGCAGCTAATAATCGGTTTCCGACGATATCAAACACGCTTGGCGCTTGATAGACTGCCTCGCCCAGCAGAAAGTAAGTGCCCAGGATCGTGAGTCCCCAGAGACCTTTGCCGTCGGAGTCCTTCTCTGTCAGCACGTGAGGTGGCCGCACATACACGTCTCCTGACGCTCGTTGTCTGTCTTGTTTCCTGATAGTGTACACGCCGGTAGTGAGCCCCTGAGCTGCTAAAGCAGGATCGGGATGTGGCTGAGGCTGTCCTACAATCATGTACTCGGTCCCAGCCCGCTTTCGAAGGTTGTCCTCGAGTGCTTGGCGATTCCATGAGAGATTGTAAGCGTGCATGTCATTTTCCGCCTGCAGCAAGATGAGACCATTCTTCGTGGTAGAGTCGAAGAACGGGGAGCCGGCAAAGTAGCGATGGATCATGTTCTCGTCCATAGGCTTACCAAACCCCGAGTTCACCCACCACTCGATCATCGGCGGGAATTGATACTGGATCTCGTCCACTGGATCCTGCATTGCGGCCATCTTTACTTATCCCCTCGGGTTTGTATACTGCTGTTTGCAGGAAGTCGCGTGGCTCTGTGTGGACTGCCCTAAAATCCACCAGTAGTCTGACTGAGAGGCGGACAGCGCGATGACAAGATAAGTCGATCCAACGCGACTCGGCTCTTCACGTCACCATCTGCGTTGTGTGTTATTGGCAGAAGAAGTGATGGTGGTGAACAACAATGAAGCAACGCATGCTAGACTAGTGGCGGAGAATCCCGCCGCGGCATGATTGTCGGATGCAGATACATTTTGTCAGACACAACAGGACAGCGATAACGCAGTGCGCGCAGGACAGCTTGCTCCCGAGCAATAGCCCGAGGTATCTGCTGACGTCCTACAAATAACTGCGCTCGACCATGCTGCCATGTCTACTGCAGACTCGAAAGTCAAAGGGCCCAAATGGCCTACCCACAACGCACCACGCGTTTGGTTCCTGACTTGCGCCAATAGTCCACTCGGCGTATCGCTGTGTAGACATCTGCTACAGCACGGCGACTATGTGACGGCAGGCGTGCAGCCGGTGGAGTTTGAGCGGCAGGCGGAGCGGAGTAGAGACTTCAAGGATTTCTTGGGAGAGCTGGCTTCGGTCGGCCAGGCAAAGGAGGGCGCTGATGAAGATGCTGGCGAAGAAGTATCAACCGACAAGCGCAAGGAGCGACTGGATAAGGAAGAAAAGGAGAAGGAGCTATGGCGCAGCCGGCTGAGAGTGGTCGCTCTGGATGTACGGATCATGGGACAGTGTCAATCGGCTGTCGCGGAGGCAGTGCGCTGCTTTGGGCGTGTGGACATTCTGTTCTGCTGCCAATCCGAAGTCGTC from Fulvia fulva chromosome 2, complete sequence harbors:
- a CDS encoding Mediator of RNA polymerase II transcription subunit 6; this encodes MAAMQDPVDEIQYQFPPMIEWWVNSGFGKPMDENMIHRYFAGSPFFDSTTKNGLILLQAENDMHAYNLSWNRQALEDNLRKRAGTEYMIVGQPQPHPDPALAAQGLTTGVYTIRKQDRQRASGDVYVRPPHVLTEKDSDGKGLWGLTILGTYFLLGEAVYQAPSVFDIVGNRLLAAASSLKKFYETADCLPRYTPAIGYHYLPRSSKPAAATTSVPGTPARSREGSLAPATDSQSLRLGSVQPDAQAGTTAAAVTQQETNLLAKSLEDSIRYGDEYTDENPLLGAPGTFYFQSSNTEVRKRREKEAAGLKAHLEQTMTANAPAAVSTADDAPKAPSPPAVFTQEKVLKAEKANGERKGSKSSKKDRRKSRPATSPTTPASATSPQALSSAS